A stretch of DNA from Kwoniella mangroviensis CBS 8507 chromosome 1 map unlocalized Ctg01, whole genome shotgun sequence:
TACGGGAACAGCGATGTATCATTCGGTAATTCATCTCGCGATGAACGgtcaagatggaaagaaaacTTTTGATTGGAACTTCGTGTGTTGTTAGAAGATGCATTCATTGTATGCACTCAAATTCGCTATCACCAGCTATCAGACAGACGGAGCATGCCTGTTCCATTGAGTGAGTTATACGGGTATATAATGCATCAAAAGACCAAATCAAGCGACAAACGATACGGATTTACTTTCTCATAAGTAAATATACGTTCTCTCCTACTACCACACTGGCGAGATGTCGATATGACCCTCTGAGAGCCATGAGCAAACCGCCGAAAGAAAAGTATGCGGTGCTATTGGAAGTAGATATACAATCAATAATGTGTTTCGAAGACAAATATGCTGGTTCACTCACGTTTGATTATCGCCTTGCGCTGAATCGTCAAATTTGTAGATCTACGAGGATGGATCATAATGGCGTCAGCTTTCGTTGAGACTTTCTCTCTATGTCTCTATCATTCGCACCAAAATGTTTCTAACCAGTGAGTGGTGATATCCAGTACCATTGATACTAGAAAGGTAGCCTATAGGTTGATCTATTCCCTTCTTCGTTGACAATCCTCTCAACTCTCATGGTGATAGAGatgtcaaactcacctttccataCATGACATAATCGTAATCCTCTCCCAATCCCATATTTTCAGATCTCCATAAttccctttttctcttcttcgtaGACCGTCCTTGtccatcttcgttctcctcatcctcttctgtaTTCAGTTCCTCAGGAACCAACGTTCGAGCTATAGCCAAAGTGAACATCTCCCTTACTTCCAGAGGGTACAGTTCGTTGGCTAAGTCAAGGGTGAGGAACATGTTGAGATTGTGAGAAGGGGCTGTTATCCTTGATACTACGTCGCAGGCAAGATAGCTATCAGCATCTgtcattgatatctgaattgGGCCATGACATGAAACACACCTCGATCGaacttctttccatctttatcGACTGTCTACGGTTCAAATACtgatatcagcttacaaTTTCCTTACAGCGATAGAGGAGATTAGCTCACCTCTACTGTGAATCGGTCTTCGAAAATTATGTTAGATGATTCGGCCATATTGTCCGTCCGTTTCTGTATGTGACggtaggaagaagagtgaggGAAGGAATTGGGAAGATTTCGGCGCTGACGGAGCTGCACGAACAGGGGCTGAGGTCGGGTGAGAAGGCGGTGCTCTGTCTGGAGCTTGGATCTGGTAGCTTGTAGCTAGCTGATCTGTTTGTTTTATGTATTACGGTCGTATCTATTCGTAAAGTGAGTTAGTTGTTCaccaaatcactcacagcgAGGAGTGATGTTTTCAACTTTGACTGGAAATTATAGTTTATATGATCTGCCCATTTAAGGGGTTAAATTGACTTTTTACTGGGATTCTGGTTTTTTGCCGCTAGAATCGAACATTCCGTTGACTTTTGAACCTCATTAGAGCGATTATCCAAAATATATCACACTGCTGCATCAAAGCAACAAGCATCGACAACGTCTGTTATCAGGAGGATAGGATCGACTGTATAAATTAGGTCCAATCGACCCATATCATCTTAGCACAAGAGGATATTAAAATCTACAATCGACATTTCATTCCCAGGGCGAATACTCCTAGTCGGTAGACGAAAAGCGATAATTCACCAATCTCACTTTCCCCAAGTCTACTAATTTGTATAATCCAATATGTCTCATGGGGATCATTCTCGGGATCCATGGTGAGTCCGTGACTTGTTATGATCATTTCTATGTCGACTTACAATGGACCTGAGCTAAGAGTTAATCCATTCGACCTTTCTAGCCCCTATGTCATACTTAACGATTTCGGAGGAGCCTTCGCAATGGGTGCGATAGGTGGTGGTATATGGCATGGTATAAAAGGAGCTAGGAATAGTCCGAGGGTCAGTCGGCATTCACTTCACCCTTCAAGAGAAATGTAACATGCTAAAGGTATTTTATATATAGGGAGAACGATTTGTAGGCTCAATGTCAGCTATAAAAGCCCGAGCGCCAGTATTAGGAGGTAATTTCGGTGTGTGGGGTGGATTGTTCTCGACGTTCGATTGTGCTGTTAAAGGGTATAGACAAAAGGAAGATCCTTGGAATGCTATCATCTCGGGTTTCTTGACGGGTGGAAGTTTGGctttgagaggtgagtcttttACACCTTGAGAACAATTGGCAGAAGATAGATGTATACGAGAGAAGTAAACGTGGGGAAAAAGTTATACCGCTGTGTAGTGCGAAATTATGAAGTGAGAGCTGTTAATGATGATAGCTGGTTTTatcaatgatcatgaatACGATTGAATGCTGACATGATGTCTCAATTATAGCCGGTCCTAGATCAGCGTTCGGTTCAGCAGTAGGATGTGGTATTCTCTTAGGAGTGTTTGAAGGTGATTACCTGCGCTACGTCCAGCTGCCTCAATCACATGTTTGTTTCAGTAGCTGACATCTGGGATGATATAGGTGTCGGTGTACTCATGAATCGAATGTTCGCCCAGCCGATCCCTCAGATGCAACGTGAGTGGATTATCCCCAAAGCTGTGGTGGACAGTGATGTATACTGATTTTTTTTACAAACCCGTTCAGTACCCGAACAAGCGCCagcatcaccttcaccagctGTCGCTTAACACCATCCATtcattatcttcatccttggcACCCATATTACGTAGACTCGACGTTTGGCAGTATCACTTCTCCAGCATGcatatgttatatatagatgaaggGTTTTGTCCTCCGTTCGATTCAATGATCCAGATTCACTCTTTCCGGTGAATACGCAAGGGACATGAACATTGGTATCGCGATTATAATGATATTCGAAGGCATAACCCGTCGGTGCACAGACAACAAACAGCTAGCTGGATGATGTACTTTGTTCATTATGCAGATATCATACGTCAGGCTAATCATCTCACTGTGCTATATGATTTATGATACAATATACATTACATCCGTCGCATCTAATTGTAGAAAGTCCTTCTTAAACCAAATAGTACCACATACTCTATTTTATCGACCTTTCTGTCGAGTTGAGTAATCTATATAGAATGTAACGAAAACCGTATCAGTAGATTGTATCGATTCAGCAATTAGCagatcgtactcacctctaGGAGATACCACCAAACCTCGTCCCTTGGATGCTCCTCTATATACCGtctcgatgatatcgatcagctATGAATGACAACGTGATCAGCTACTGTTCATTCTTCTGTTTAGTAATGGTCATAAGGCGTCGTGTATGTAGGCTCACTTCCTGTTTATCCGTTATCGCCCAATTTCTAAAGATATACACTCTGAGTTAGCTGAAGTAGGGTTGCGCTTAGATGATTAGCTTACATTTTGTTGTTATCACCTGTACCCAGATCAATCATAATATGTTTATTTCTGCGAAATCATtatgatcagcatcagctaTTCAGCAACTCCAACGGACAATAAACATATGCGGAAACAGCTGAAAGCAGACTTTGGATAGACAGACTGACTCACCGATAGAAAAACATTAATGAACAATTATCATATAACTCGTACATCTTGTTGAAATCTGGTACTTGCGTTATATCCACCAGGTAAATGACCGCGAAATTCTGTACTTTCTCTGATACGCCGTATAGCGTTTCGTCAAGTGCCATACATTCTTGGTCGTGATCGTGTCCGAATCGGATGCAGACgactcgatcttcttccacaaGGATGGCTTGGTCGACGTGCCATCCGGAGTGTAAGCTGAAAGTAGAATAACAGATAGATGTTTAGCAGGGGTAACAGTGGTTGGACTGAGAGGTAAGTAGAAGCTTACTGGGTCATAAAATACGACATGGTGGATAGCCTCTTTCGGTCTGAGGGTCTGAAGTTCGAAAAGGAGAGGGGGGGTAGTTTGAATGaacgatgaaagaaagaaaaaagaagaGGTTTGATGCAGATTTATTTGTTGTTGTCAAGCTACGAGTAATCCTGTGGTGGAGGTCAAGCTAGGCAAAGGGAAAACATTCGAGAATAACTGGAAGCTGCGTCATACTCAAAGATTATCATTTCGGCCTACTTTAGATGGTCGTAAATCTAATCGAAAAATCTTCAATCGTCGTTGAAGCATGGatagatcatcttcaacttaCAAGAGAATCTCATCGATCCAGCCTCAAGAACTTGATCTCTCTTTGAAAGTCAGCAAACTCCACCAGCGGCActgatccatcatgatcacaAATCTGCGTCTATCCGCTACATTACGCCACCCGCTCAAAACCCATCCTCTCCGATGTATACCAGCTTCAGCACGAGTAAGAACCTATCACTCGACCTCCCCTCCCGAACCACCCCATCATCAATGCCCTTCATGTTCTCGATCCATCCCACTTCCATTATCACCCTGTCCCAACTGCTCAGCATTACTACCATTACCATCCACACTCTCCCATCATTCAATGTTATACCTATCTGCTCCTATCGGTTCATCCCCCAATGGTCCATTTGATATACCTCGTGAATTAGGTCATCTACCATCACATGGATTCGGATTGGATAAGAGTGATTTGAGGAGTAGGTGGGTTAGGAGACAGAGGGAATTACATCCTGATAAGTTTACTTCgaaaggtgataagataGTAGATCTAGCTAGGGAGTTGTCAGGCAGGGTTAATGAGGCTTATAATGTCTTGGGAGATGAGCTCAGGAGAGCAGAGTATATCGTATGTCTACGTTCTACAGCTTCATTCATAGTCACAGGATTAGACGTAACGTGTAAGCTATGATAGTCGAGCTGACATGTTACTGTCGCAGTTATCGATACATGACAAAGCGACGGACGAGACGGATAAATTGGACGATCCAATGATGTTGGCTGAAATACTAGAAGCGAGAGAAGAgctcgaagaagctgagaaccAAGAGGATATTCAGAGGATAAGGAGTGATAATCATGGTAAGTCCAATATAAATCTTGTGAAACTCTCAAACGAACTAATTTGAATCTGACCTGTCTGTCTCGTCTCGATCGTAGCCAAAGTAGAAGATATAATAGCACAGCTCAAATCGGCATTCAGTGAAGATTCACCTAATCTTGATGAAGCGAAGAATTTGGCGGTGCAGTTGAAATATTGGAGAGGGCTTGAGAATGCCGCTAGGGAGAAGTCGATATGAGGTGAGGTAGAACAGGTGTGCAGTATTGTGTTTTGTAATGGTGTTTGTagggtaaagaagaataTCACATAGAATCGTTGAAATCGCATGGCGGATGGCATCTACAGCATATATCTCAACACAATAGACCAATGTATATACAATGCATGATTACCATCTTGACGATCTCATATGGCATTCGTATCTCATTTACATACAACGACAATTAATTATAAATACAGAGTTACCTctacatcaccttctgaCATCTAAAATCCAATACTATAAGTCAGGTTACACTTCAACCCAAcgcagctttgatagctttcctctcatctctatccttcttatctctttctttccactttactttccctttctgtCCCAACTCCAGACCTTTTCCATGCCCCTTCCCTCTACCATATTGTGATCTCCTCCGggcatcttcaatctctttaTGACTATGAGTCACTTTCTTAGCTAACGATTCGATATTCTTATTTCTCGAATTATGCGTGTGTCCTAATCCTTTACGATCCAATTTCAACATTGTGGGTATAGGTGCCGTTCGACCCGGTCCAtatttcttttcttcttcttcttcggaatCATCAGAATCTTCATCGGAGGATAAAGTGAGATCAATGATGGGTTGAccattatcatctatctctaAAACCTCTTTaccctttcccttcttatACACTGCTGCTGAAGACCCAGATGCAGATGATCCTGACTCTAGAGGTTGTTTTTGACTGGCTTCCCACCCATCAGGTTTACCCAACCCACCTCCATGCCATCCCAAACGATCTTTCAATATCTCATACCCCTTATTCTCCGGTCCAAGCACATACTGAGGTTCGTAATGTCTTTTCACCGGCGCGGATGAGTCGATATTCAACAAACTACCTATCGAAGTGGTACGCGACGGTGGTTCAGGGGTggacgatgaggaatgaAGTAGGGCTCGACGGATGAACCAATCTCTTGAATGGACTCGGAGGGGTTTCTGAAAGTTTGAGCTTGGTAatgttgacgatgaagaagaggcaGTGGCTGGAATGGAAGCGGATGTTGAAGAAACCGATTGGAACGAGGGATCTTGTATGATGGTTTTGACTTCCAGAGCCATATTCGTATTTGTATCTGTATTGGCAGATATTCCATTTACAGGtgtcccacttccacttctacttTTCGCTAAACTCATGTACCAATCCGCTACATCCCTCCcactctctttcttctctccttcatctcGAGCCTTCCCTTTATCCACCAATACATCTACTCCATCATTTGATGACCTTCCCAATTCATCATACTGCGTAGAGGAAATGACGAATTTAGGTGGAAGGACCAATTTGGCTGGACCGTGGGATGTTGGATTTacattccattctttccatgTAGTCTCTTTTGGTATTACTCCTCTATATGCATTACGGATcgcttcttccccttcctctgACTCTGCTGATGAGTTCCCTTCCGTGAAGATGTGGAGGGGACGAGAAGGACCAGGGTTTGATCTGATGATTACCGCTTGGGGAAGACCTAAACCTGCTCGATAGGCTCGAGGGGGAGCGTCTGTCATATCTCACTGTTTACTCGCTGACATCAAAATAGATTGCGTCAGAGTGCTGATCCAATGATCCTGAAATACGGAATGTAGTATGTCCTGTATATGAGGtcgagatgaatgatgaagaacaGAAAAGAAAATTGACTGGATGAACTGGATGACTTGTACATATTTGTGATTGTTGGGTGGCAAATCCAAAGTCGGGATAACTTATGACTAATTCTGGCATAGGTGCGCCAATCTCCACTTTTAATCAACCATGCGACATGCTAATTCACGGTGTTATAACggatatggatatgtacATGCAGATGATCGAGACAGTTGATGCCCTATAGATATGAATATAAATGatgtatagatgatatataaTATGACAAGATGAATTGTAGATATGTATGTAGAAATCCAagatatatctatatctccctttccctgTCCTCTATCGACCGGTATACTTCCTCTCTAAATATCTAACAGGTAAGTAGACTAAAGTTACTACCGTAGCGCCAAGTTCGAAAGCAACGTCTCCACTATTGCCATGACGCGGGTTATCAGCCATACAACGATCTTTGAATAGATGGGCTTTTTCCAGATAACAACAGATACGATACTCACTATCCAGCGGTGATCCTTCTGGCTATCCAACCAACCCACCATGACTGAGACATCGAAGCGGCAATGATGGGTATACCCTACATCCACAATACACCAGCgtcaataccaataccactGGATGAAGCGGGAAAGGAAATTGCACTCACGCATATCGATGAACATATACATGCCAAACCAATAGGTAATTTACCAATCTTATTCCAAATTTCCACAGGGTAAGTCTTCCGACCTACTGGATTACGAAACAACATCGGTTCGATCAAAGTTGGTGGGATATACAAGGCAGTCCAATATGATAATACCGCTGAAAAGTTCTCGAGAGCAACGtagaatgatgatgctccGACGATGGCGATAGGGAGATATATAGCTGTGACAATAACAGCTAGGAAATATCTAGGGACTGAATGTCGCATCCAACCACATCAGCTATTTTTTCTACATGGTCGTAGAGAATGGATAGTCTAACTTACCTTTGACCAAAAAGGGGATAGCGACTTGACCGCTCAATCCAGCAGAATAGATCGTAGGAGCAGTATTGGCGACTACACTCAAACAGAACAAAACCATGACGAATCTCGCTCCGCCGCCTGAACCGGTGATCTCAAACATCAAGTTCGGTACACCAACTTCGGACGCTTCGGCCCATGAGACGATGGAGTAAGTTGCTAGTTGACAGGCTGCTCCGAGAAgggtgattgagatgatgggaatggtaagACCAAGGTAGACACAGAGGAATAACGGTAATCGAGGGGTGTGAGCGGGTAAAGAGGTGGTCTATGAACGGATGATATCAGTAGAAGCACTCTATACTGCTAGAATGAATGAATACGTATTATGAGAcatgatcactcacgaaATCACTAGCTAAAGCAGAATACGTGATAGTAAACCCGATCAAACTTGCTCCATAACCTAATACACCGCTAGCAGAAACTCCTGTAGCGTCATAAGCAGCTTGTGCGACAGCCAAGTGTAGCTTGCTTCCTGAAATTCCCGTCAAGGCAATGAAGACGACGATCATGATTGGGAATGCAGTCAGGGACACGATATGTAATGCTTTGAGACCGACGAATGACAACTATACGAAGAATACGACCTATCAGCTGCATTACGACGGATAAAGAGGACAATATAGCTGAACATGCCGACTCACGatcaaagctatcaaagctgcaATTACAATCCCAACGTTATAGCTCATCGTACTATTCGATGCTAATGATAGACATTGACCGGCCAAGATAGCGGTGAGAGACATGAAACCGATCATGGTTGCGCAATTGATTAAACCGAAAATCATGGCGGGGAAGTATCTATTTGATCAGGAATGACTATCAGTCAGCTGGTTGTTATAATGACGTCGCTTGAAATGATGAGCTTACCCTAAGCCGTATCTAGCCTGCACCATCTGCCTCATACCTGTCTTCGGACCATTCGTGGCGCAGTATGCTACCGGTATACCGGAAGCAAGGGTAAACAGGATGATACATGCTGCTGAGGCTCGCCAGTTTAGACCGAAAAGAGCTGGTCCAATGACACCTTCTGAAAACTATAatgagaaggtatatcagcttgtgATCAAGTGTCGTCCTTGATTGAAAAGGCTGAAATAAGTATATGAATGCAAACTCACGGAAAGAatgttgaagttgaacgCCGCCCATAATGTCGTTTGAGGAAGATACGACCAGATAGTCAGTGTATCCCGGTGCTGCAAAAGGAAATTTAGGAATCGATGATTTGTACTTGACAGATGGATGGGTTTTCACTGACATCTTCGGGTCTAGGTTCTATACCTCTCTCTTCTACACCATGTTCGACCAATACATCCATACCTCTCTTAGCTAGACCGACAACGCCATTGGGGTATTTTCTGTACCTCCCATTCGCAGCGGCTTCTTCGTCATACCGATAATCCGTCTGGGGTAGTTGAGGGGTATCTTGTCCATTCACGTCGGTTGTAGGGAGATAAGTATCTTTGGATCGATCGGACAACTCGAGAGCGTCTAACTCGGTGGAAGGTTGTGATTTCGTTGCCATCGTGAGTCGTCCTCTGTGAGTACGgcaaggaaggaaagagaaaacaggagaagaagaattatAGGATCTCCTATATCTATATGTATGGTTCAATCgaattgatgattggaaaATGGCAAGATCGAGTCGGACTTTAACACTTATGCGTATTGGAAAAtgaaaatggaaatggaaatggaaatccAAAGATAGAGATGAGATCTCATTTTTTTTAGCTTTTAGCGCTTCAATTTGCCCTTTCCCTTTTAGCTTTTAGCCGACGCAACTAGAGTACTGACTGTAATCGCCCAAGCCAAGCGGCGATCGCCGAACAGAGATCCCAATACGAGTACCGCGGATCAGGTGAGAATCCGGGGGACACGATGTTTATGCGTTcatcaaattggatgatttaAATTACGATAAAATCCAATCACAACAGTTTCACCGTCCGACTGAATCAAAGgcctctcttcctttcatcgTACACACAAACGTGCATCGTTGTACCTTGGCGTCTGGTATGTATACAGCAAGTAAGAAGACCATAGCTGCGATCATGAATATATAACACACGGCTCGACTCCGTAGCGTTGAGTAAGACCacaaaatcaagatgaagttcGGACGGTAAGTTGATTCCGCTAGTCCTGCGCATGGTCCATGAACAAAGATTGAACGAATGTTATATGGTATGTAGGTATCTAGTAGAGAACCAAACGCCAGAATGGAAACGAGCCTATATAGATTATCGACTAtgtaagaagaagattaaAGTGGTTGCAAAGAGGTTAGGACAAGTGAAAGAGcgtaaagaaggtgaaggcgaggaggatgatcaggatggCGATTCCTCAGGAGCGGATGACGATCATGGGCCATCTGCTCCtttgagagagagaagaacgCCAGAAACTATCAAGGGGtctttgaagatgaggatgacagGTAATGGGGTCGATACGCCGAGGTTGAATAGGTGGACAGTGAGTGTAATCTCTCACCTTACATCAAATCTTCCTCGTTTTGGGATTCTGCTTCGCAAGGGTACGGACCAAAGAGTACGAACGCTGATACCATTTTTGATTTGGACAGTCACGTGCATCGAAACGAAGTCAAAAATATGGATCAACTGGTACAAGTCCCAGaccacctcaaccttcttccgAGAGACCCATCCCTCCCCCTCTAGACTTGGGCTCCCCAAGTGTCGATACCAACGAACCCAACGTCCATAAACCTAGTCCGAGTCCAAGACCGCAAGATGACTCTTCGCAGTCCTCACGATCCAGAGCAGATATCATTTCGCGATCTAGGAAGGGGGTTGTGTTCAGTCCTAA
This window harbors:
- a CDS encoding mitochondrial import inner membrane translocase subunit TIM17, whose protein sequence is MSHGDHSRDPCPYVILNDFGGAFAMGAIGGGIWHGIKGARNSPRGERFVGSMSAIKARAPVLGGNFGVWGGLFSTFDCAVKGYRQKEDPWNAIISGFLTGGSLALRAGPRSAFGSAVGCGILLGVFEGVGVLMNRMFAQPIPQMQLPEQAPASPSPAVA
- a CDS encoding thioredoxin-like protein 4A, encoding MSYFMTHLHSGWHVDQAILVEEDRVVCIRFGHDHDQECMALDETLYGVSEKVQNFAVIYLVDITQVPDFNKMYELYDNCSLMFFYRNKHIMIDLGTGDNNKINWAITDKQELIDIIETVYRGASKGRGLVVSPRDYSTRQKGR
- a CDS encoding Fe-S protein assembly co-chaperone HscB; the encoded protein is MITNLRLSATLRHPLKTHPLRCIPASARVRTYHSTSPPEPPHHQCPSCSRSIPLPLSPCPNCSALLPLPSTLSHHSMLYLSAPIGSSPNGPFDIPRELGHLPSHGFGLDKSDLRSRWVRRQRELHPDKFTSKGDKIVDLARELSGRVNEAYNVLGDELRRAEYILSIHDKATDETDKLDDPMMLAEILEAREELEEAENQEDIQRIRSDNHAKVEDIIAQLKSAFSEDSPNLDEAKNLAVQLKYWRGLENAAREKSI